The Carnobacterium divergens genome includes a window with the following:
- the pfkB gene encoding 1-phosphofructokinase — protein MIYTVTLNPSIDYIVHLKNIQLGELNRMDSDLKLPGGKGINVSRVLKQLDYPSTTLGFLGGFTGNFISEWLHKEGVMTDFTNVNDDTRINIKLKSVSETEVNGLGPAITTSEAEELLTKLQALTSDDVVILSGSKPPSLPHDYYQTMIDLITKSGAEFVIDTTGSDLMDALKHRPLLVKPNHHELADLFDISFDSIEAMLPYGQKLLDMGAKHALISMAGDGALFFTGDHIYTSNVPVGTVKNSVGAGDSMIAGFIGTYQATKDPLLAFQMGVATGSATAFSEDLATKEAILALVDDVHVKQTK, from the coding sequence ATGATTTATACAGTTACACTTAATCCATCCATCGATTACATCGTTCACTTAAAAAATATTCAGTTAGGTGAACTGAACCGTATGGACAGTGATTTAAAATTACCCGGCGGAAAAGGTATCAATGTTAGTCGTGTTTTAAAGCAGTTAGACTATCCTTCTACGACACTAGGATTTTTAGGCGGTTTTACAGGAAATTTTATTAGCGAATGGTTACACAAAGAAGGCGTTATGACTGATTTTACAAATGTAAATGATGATACTCGTATTAATATTAAATTAAAATCCGTTTCAGAAACCGAAGTAAATGGTTTAGGTCCAGCAATCACCACTTCAGAAGCAGAAGAATTATTAACAAAATTGCAGGCTTTAACATCTGATGATGTTGTTATTTTATCAGGAAGCAAACCACCAAGTTTGCCTCATGATTATTATCAAACAATGATTGATTTGATTACTAAATCAGGCGCCGAATTTGTTATTGACACGACGGGTTCTGACTTAATGGATGCCCTTAAGCATCGTCCACTACTAGTCAAACCAAATCATCATGAATTAGCCGATTTATTCGATATTTCCTTTGATTCAATCGAAGCGATGTTGCCTTACGGACAAAAATTATTAGACATGGGTGCAAAACATGCGTTAATTTCAATGGCTGGTGATGGTGCTCTTTTCTTTACTGGCGATCACATTTACACAAGTAATGTCCCTGTTGGAACGGTTAAAAATTCAGTTGGTGCTGGTGACTCCATGATTGCAGGCTTCATCGGAACCTACCAAGCAACAAAAGACCCGCTTTTAGCTTTCCAAATGGGTGTTGCTACTGGAAGTGCAACGGCGTTTTCAGAGGACTTAGCAACCAAAGAAGCAATTCTTGCTTTAGTTGATGATGTTCACGTTAAACAAACAAAATAA
- a CDS encoding ABC transporter ATP-binding protein translates to MKAIEILGITKMYHKKAAVDHIDLTVEEGEIYGFIGPNGAGKSTTIKTLLNFIYPTSGSASILGLDCVKESQSIKKQVSYVSSDVRFYPAMNAMQIMKYVADFHNLKNAKPIINHYFDYFEIDPKKKLGEMSLGNKKKVAVVSGLIANPRMMILDEPTNGLDPLMQHRLFEVLKEKNQKGMTLFLSSHDLTEVQRYCSKAAFIKEGKIISIEDITADRVAGKVVELVGNNLPKEKFIAIGAKLIQQSDRQLKFFYNGDMQILLPLLMHSEIKDVLIKNQELEDKFMTMYEKGALQ, encoded by the coding sequence ATGAAGGCGATCGAAATACTGGGAATAACCAAAATGTACCATAAAAAAGCAGCAGTTGATCACATTGACTTAACTGTTGAAGAAGGGGAAATTTATGGTTTTATTGGGCCCAATGGAGCGGGGAAGTCGACAACAATTAAAACGCTATTGAACTTTATTTATCCAACAAGTGGTTCAGCTTCAATCTTAGGATTGGATTGCGTCAAAGAGTCACAATCCATTAAGAAACAAGTGAGTTATGTATCCAGTGACGTTCGCTTTTACCCAGCAATGAATGCCATGCAAATTATGAAATATGTCGCTGATTTTCACAATCTAAAAAATGCTAAACCCATTATTAACCATTATTTTGATTATTTTGAAATAGATCCAAAGAAAAAGTTAGGAGAGATGTCTCTTGGAAATAAAAAGAAAGTGGCGGTTGTTTCAGGATTAATCGCTAATCCTCGAATGATGATTTTGGATGAACCAACAAATGGTCTTGATCCCTTAATGCAGCATCGTTTATTTGAGGTACTAAAAGAAAAAAATCAAAAAGGAATGACCCTTTTTTTATCTAGTCATGATTTAACAGAAGTACAGCGTTATTGTTCGAAGGCTGCCTTTATTAAAGAGGGGAAAATCATATCGATTGAAGACATTACAGCTGATCGAGTAGCTGGAAAAGTGGTGGAGTTAGTTGGGAATAATTTGCCAAAAGAAAAATTCATTGCAATTGGAGCGAAGTTAATCCAGCAGTCGGATAGACAGTTGAAATTCTTTTATAACGGCGACATGCAAATCCTTTTGCCATTATTGATGCATTCTGAAATTAAAGATGTTTTAATTAAAAATCAAGAACTGGAAGATAAATTTATGACAATGTACGAAAAGGGGGCATTGCAATGA
- a CDS encoding GntR family transcriptional regulator — translation MYLRIQPTSEIPIYTQLIYQIKKGIIKKELMPGESLPSVRSLASDIGINLHTVNKAYKLLVEEGVLVQQKKGFRVNPSVNLMMKEDQFKAFREKLEELMIDARIFNVSDEVLMDLKTEIMKTLKESDEDDVV, via the coding sequence ATGTATTTAAGAATTCAGCCAACAAGTGAAATTCCAATTTATACACAGCTGATTTATCAAATTAAAAAAGGGATCATAAAAAAAGAGCTGATGCCAGGTGAGTCGCTGCCAAGTGTTAGAAGTTTAGCAAGTGACATAGGTATTAATCTTCATACAGTAAACAAAGCATACAAATTACTTGTAGAAGAAGGAGTTCTAGTTCAACAAAAGAAGGGTTTTAGGGTGAATCCTTCCGTCAATTTAATGATGAAGGAAGACCAATTCAAAGCATTTCGAGAGAAATTAGAAGAACTAATGATTGATGCCAGGATTTTTAATGTATCTGATGAAGTGCTAATGGATTTGAAAACAGAAATAATGAAAACATTGAAAGAGAGTGATGAAGATGATGTTGTTTAA
- a CDS encoding Rrf2 family transcriptional regulator has product MKLTKSLEQAICIITLLATQNNQIPVTSTVINHRLNGSPTYIKKLMRKLVVHQLVTSVSGNNGGFTLVKPPSEISILEIIEAVEGEINTYPNSGLIDVVFQDMQVEAHQGDQVLSAVFHQADTLWKDYLAKQTVADLLFQTLGREATPILNWNDLSQPHERLLKKILKSK; this is encoded by the coding sequence ATGAAATTAACCAAAAGCCTCGAACAAGCCATCTGTATTATTACATTATTGGCTACACAAAATAATCAAATCCCAGTCACTTCAACTGTAATCAATCATCGGTTAAATGGATCGCCAACATACATCAAAAAATTAATGCGAAAATTGGTGGTTCATCAGTTAGTCACTTCCGTTTCAGGCAATAACGGTGGCTTTACTTTAGTGAAACCGCCTAGTGAAATTTCAATTTTAGAAATTATTGAAGCCGTTGAAGGCGAAATTAATACGTATCCAAACTCGGGATTGATTGATGTTGTCTTTCAGGATATGCAAGTTGAAGCCCATCAAGGCGATCAAGTTTTAAGTGCTGTTTTTCATCAAGCAGATACGTTATGGAAAGATTATTTAGCAAAACAAACGGTGGCCGATTTATTATTCCAAACACTAGGTCGTGAAGCGACACCAATTCTGAACTGGAATGATTTAAGCCAACCTCACGAACGTTTATTAAAAAAAATATTGAAATCAAAATAA
- a CDS encoding peptidylprolyl isomerase: protein MKNKKLILGVILLIVALVMIVFGIKYMSDQNKDETASTNDESSLTSDSAETSESEEEKVDFSKLTLPQLSNEVADNETELEIVTSMGSIKVKLFPELAPKAVENFVKHSKDGYYNGTPFHRVINEFMIQGGDPQGNGTGGESIWGKPFGVEKTPELYHIRGALAMAKTNDPISIGSQFYIVQNDQDQSSQVSADDVPEKIVEAYKKGGTPFLDGQYTVFGQVIEGMDVVDKIAALPVGANDKPNEEVTVQQINVIKEAN, encoded by the coding sequence ATGAAAAACAAAAAATTAATTTTAGGCGTGATTTTGTTAATTGTTGCTCTTGTTATGATTGTCTTTGGCATAAAATATATGAGCGATCAAAATAAAGATGAAACAGCCTCAACAAACGATGAAAGCTCATTAACTTCTGATAGTGCTGAGACCAGTGAAAGTGAAGAAGAAAAAGTTGATTTTTCAAAATTAACGCTTCCTCAACTTTCAAACGAAGTAGCCGATAATGAAACTGAATTAGAAATCGTAACTTCAATGGGTTCAATTAAAGTAAAATTATTCCCAGAACTAGCACCAAAAGCTGTAGAAAACTTTGTAAAACACAGTAAAGACGGTTATTACAATGGTACTCCTTTCCACCGTGTCATCAATGAATTTATGATTCAAGGGGGCGATCCTCAAGGCAATGGAACTGGTGGAGAAAGCATTTGGGGCAAACCTTTTGGCGTTGAAAAAACTCCGGAACTTTACCATATCCGTGGCGCTTTAGCGATGGCTAAAACGAATGACCCAATTTCAATTGGAAGTCAATTTTACATTGTTCAAAACGATCAAGATCAAAGCAGCCAAGTTAGTGCTGATGATGTGCCAGAAAAAATAGTAGAAGCCTATAAAAAAGGCGGTACGCCGTTCCTAGATGGTCAATATACTGTCTTTGGCCAAGTAATTGAGGGAATGGATGTTGTCGATAAAATTGCTGCACTTCCTGTTGGAGCAAATGACAAACCAAACGAAGAAGTAACCGTTCAACAAATCAACGTTATTAAAGAAGCAAACTAA
- a CDS encoding DeoR/GlpR family DNA-binding transcription regulator has product MLTEERHALILKRLVDHGVIKSQDLMTELNCSESTIRRDLALLEETGELIRIHGGAKRNFHLDEEQDMNEKTFKNVQEKNLIAQLAASLVKEKDTIYIDAGSTTLAMIPFLTQKGITVVTNGVQHASLLADHKINTILIGGNLKNSTKAIVGSTSLAEIERYQFSKTFLGMNGVHPDFGFTTPDPEEAALKAAALKKGFDIYVLLDETKFDKVNFTKVAEIDQATIVTQKLDHQKYPTYFEKTTILEVRI; this is encoded by the coding sequence ATGTTAACAGAAGAACGACATGCCCTAATTTTAAAGCGCTTAGTTGATCATGGTGTCATCAAATCTCAAGATTTAATGACGGAATTAAACTGTTCGGAGTCAACGATTCGACGTGACTTAGCTTTATTAGAAGAAACTGGAGAACTCATTCGTATCCACGGTGGCGCTAAACGAAATTTTCATTTAGATGAAGAACAAGACATGAACGAAAAAACGTTCAAAAACGTTCAAGAGAAAAATTTAATTGCTCAATTAGCGGCGAGTCTTGTCAAAGAAAAAGACACCATCTACATTGATGCTGGTTCCACTACGTTAGCCATGATTCCCTTTTTAACACAAAAAGGAATTACTGTTGTTACAAATGGTGTTCAACATGCCTCCCTTCTTGCCGATCATAAAATCAACACCATTCTAATTGGCGGAAATCTAAAAAACTCCACTAAAGCGATTGTCGGTTCAACAAGCTTAGCAGAAATTGAACGCTATCAATTTAGCAAAACATTCTTAGGAATGAATGGAGTTCATCCCGATTTTGGCTTTACTACTCCTGATCCAGAGGAAGCTGCGTTGAAAGCAGCAGCATTAAAAAAAGGGTTTGATATTTATGTATTACTTGATGAAACCAAATTTGATAAAGTTAATTTTACAAAGGTTGCTGAGATTGATCAAGCAACTATCGTGACGCAAAAACTGGATCATCAGAAATACCCAACTTATTTTGAAAAAACAACTATTTTAGAGGTGAGAATATGA
- a CDS encoding ABC transporter permease subunit, whose product MTLIKIEWRNGIKSLILWSAAVMLILGLFMAVFPTMQSSGMKDIVNTKLDAMPSELLKMFNLQGGTSLLEVTGYFAYVFQYLFLAAGIYAVLLGATALVKEETDGTIDFLYAQPLSRRDIVFYKQIANTLLLALFWLFTWLFSFGIIYVFKEKGSNWSTIVSQINRVFLNEGLVLLLLFAIGFCFSPILKSSKQTTGVALGFIFGTYILGILSEINSKVEWLKNVSPLHYAVPSTTLNENMKGIHLLICVMGIIAFSGLSYFFYEKKDFKG is encoded by the coding sequence ATGACCTTAATTAAAATTGAATGGCGTAATGGGATAAAAAGCTTAATTTTATGGTCAGCTGCCGTAATGTTGATTTTAGGTTTGTTTATGGCTGTTTTCCCAACGATGCAAAGTTCTGGGATGAAGGATATTGTCAATACGAAGTTAGACGCGATGCCTAGTGAACTTTTGAAGATGTTTAATTTACAAGGTGGAACAAGTTTATTAGAAGTAACAGGTTACTTTGCCTATGTTTTCCAATACCTCTTTTTGGCAGCAGGAATATACGCAGTTCTATTAGGGGCAACTGCGTTAGTCAAAGAAGAAACAGATGGCACGATTGATTTTTTATACGCACAACCTCTCTCGAGAAGAGACATCGTTTTTTATAAGCAAATTGCAAATACGTTGTTGTTGGCATTATTTTGGCTGTTTACCTGGCTTTTTTCATTTGGAATCATTTATGTTTTTAAAGAAAAAGGATCTAATTGGTCAACGATTGTTTCACAAATCAATCGCGTTTTTTTAAATGAAGGCCTAGTGTTACTGCTTTTATTCGCCATTGGTTTCTGTTTTTCACCAATCTTAAAGTCGAGTAAACAAACAACTGGAGTGGCTTTAGGATTTATTTTTGGTACCTATATCTTAGGGATCCTTTCTGAAATTAATAGCAAAGTAGAATGGCTGAAGAATGTATCGCCACTTCACTATGCTGTCCCCTCAACAACCTTAAATGAAAATATGAAGGGCATTCATCTGCTCATTTGTGTGATGGGGATTATTGCATTTAGTGGTTTAAGTTATTTCTTTTATGAAAAAAAAGATTTTAAAGGATAA
- a CDS encoding aminotransferase — MNIAPFGVEEWLNEWENEAIYDIAGSSIASLTVEELIGLDGSTIEAFFKEQSKTTLNYGWIEGSPEFKEEVSQLYTTVSPEAILQTNGATGANLLALYALVEAGDHVIALHPSYQQLYDIPKSLGATVDYWSIYESNQWLPRIEELKKLIQPNTKLICLNNANNPTGTLLDEAFLKEIVLLARKVDAYILVDEVYQCLDSTQTIPSIVDLYEKGIATNSLSKTYSLPGLRVGWTASSKEIADLFRKYRDYTMICAGVLDDALAVHALKNKAMILERNRSIVATNLAILTDWVQKEPRVSLILPKSVSTSFIKLDIPIDVEEFCLRLLKEKGVLLVPGTRFETPFHARLGFCAPTDTLVAGLRELSLFLRSFDN, encoded by the coding sequence ATGAATATTGCGCCTTTTGGTGTAGAAGAATGGTTAAACGAGTGGGAAAACGAAGCAATTTATGATATTGCAGGCAGTTCCATCGCCTCGCTTACCGTAGAAGAATTAATTGGTCTTGATGGATCAACAATCGAAGCTTTTTTCAAAGAACAGTCGAAAACAACGTTAAATTATGGATGGATTGAAGGTTCTCCTGAATTTAAAGAAGAAGTTAGCCAACTATACACCACGGTATCACCTGAAGCCATTCTTCAAACAAATGGTGCTACTGGGGCTAATCTATTAGCTTTGTATGCACTTGTTGAAGCTGGTGACCATGTTATTGCACTACATCCGAGTTACCAACAATTATACGATATCCCAAAATCATTAGGTGCCACTGTTGACTATTGGTCCATTTATGAGTCAAATCAATGGTTGCCAAGAATCGAAGAATTAAAAAAACTTATCCAACCAAACACAAAGCTTATTTGTCTAAACAACGCAAACAACCCAACTGGAACGTTATTAGATGAAGCCTTTTTAAAAGAAATTGTACTCTTAGCTAGGAAAGTTGACGCGTACATTCTGGTCGACGAGGTGTATCAGTGCTTAGATTCGACTCAAACGATTCCTTCCATCGTTGACTTGTACGAAAAAGGAATTGCTACCAACAGTTTATCGAAAACCTACTCTTTGCCAGGTCTTAGAGTCGGATGGACAGCCTCGTCAAAAGAAATTGCCGATTTATTTAGAAAATATCGCGATTATACGATGATTTGTGCAGGCGTTCTTGACGATGCTTTAGCGGTTCATGCTTTAAAAAATAAAGCGATGATTTTAGAACGCAATCGATCTATTGTTGCAACGAATTTGGCTATTTTAACCGATTGGGTTCAAAAAGAACCGCGGGTGTCTCTTATTTTGCCTAAATCTGTTTCAACCTCCTTTATAAAACTAGATATCCCAATTGATGTAGAGGAATTTTGTTTGCGTTTATTGAAAGAAAAAGGGGTCTTACTTGTTCCAGGCACCCGTTTTGAAACACCTTTTCACGCGCGTTTAGGTTTTTGCGCACCAACAGATACTTTAGTTGCTGGATTAAGAGAGTTGTCATTATTTTTAAGAAGCTTTGACAATTAG
- a CDS encoding PTS fructose transporter subunit IIABC, with protein MKINDLLVKDVMIMDLKATTKEAAIDEMIQSLSEHGRINDPVVFKEGIMKREAQTSTGLGDGIAMPHAKNKAVNEATVLFAKSTTGVDYASLDGQPAFLFFMIAAPEGANDTHLQALAGLSRLLINPDFVASLKQATTPEDVQQLFAAAEKEHEEAEAKEETARNEAPVECNKPFVVAVTACPTGIAHTYMAEDALKKKAAEMGVDIRVETNGSEGVKNRLTDDEIARASGVIVAADKNVEMNRFDGKHVLERPVSDGIRKTEELITKAIHSEAPIFHANGEKSDASENEKTGSVWSKIYKDLMNGVSHMLPFVVGGGILMAISFLVENTMGDKSEAFLFLNSIGGNAFNFLIPILAGFIAMSIGDRPGLMPGMVGGLMAVNSGAGFLGGLAAGFIAGYIIVGLKKLFSKLPKTLEGIKPILLYPVIGLLLIGIVMYFIIDPIFGSINKAMLDFLENLGTGNAVLLGALLGGMMAFDMGGPFNKAAYTFSIGVFTDTGDGKLMAAVMAGGMVPPLAIALASTIFKNKFTADERKSGLTNYILGLSFITEGAIPFAAADPLRVIGSSVVGAVIAGGLTQFWGISIPAPHGGIFVITLANHALLFLFALAIGTAISAMILGVWRKPVIEK; from the coding sequence ATGAAAATCAACGACTTATTAGTCAAAGATGTCATGATTATGGATTTAAAAGCAACCACAAAAGAAGCTGCAATTGATGAAATGATCCAAAGTTTAAGTGAACATGGGCGAATTAATGATCCTGTCGTCTTTAAAGAAGGCATTATGAAGCGTGAAGCGCAAACGTCCACTGGTCTTGGAGATGGCATCGCTATGCCACACGCAAAAAATAAAGCCGTAAATGAAGCAACGGTACTTTTTGCAAAAAGTACTACCGGAGTTGACTATGCCTCACTAGACGGACAACCGGCTTTCCTATTCTTTATGATAGCGGCTCCTGAAGGCGCAAATGATACCCACTTACAAGCACTTGCTGGTCTTTCACGTTTATTAATTAATCCTGATTTTGTTGCTTCTTTAAAACAAGCAACCACTCCAGAGGACGTTCAACAACTCTTTGCTGCTGCTGAAAAAGAACATGAAGAAGCTGAAGCAAAAGAAGAAACTGCACGTAATGAAGCGCCTGTTGAATGCAACAAGCCTTTCGTCGTAGCAGTAACTGCCTGTCCAACTGGGATTGCCCACACTTATATGGCTGAAGACGCATTAAAGAAAAAGGCAGCTGAAATGGGTGTTGACATTCGTGTTGAAACCAATGGCTCTGAAGGCGTTAAAAATCGCTTGACTGATGACGAAATTGCACGTGCAAGTGGCGTTATTGTCGCTGCGGATAAAAATGTTGAAATGAATCGTTTTGATGGCAAGCATGTGTTAGAGCGTCCAGTTAGCGATGGAATTCGCAAAACAGAAGAATTGATTACGAAAGCGATTCACAGCGAAGCACCTATTTTCCATGCAAATGGTGAAAAATCTGATGCTTCAGAAAATGAAAAAACAGGTTCAGTTTGGAGCAAAATCTATAAAGACTTAATGAATGGCGTTTCTCACATGTTGCCATTCGTGGTTGGTGGCGGAATTCTAATGGCCATCTCCTTCTTAGTTGAAAATACAATGGGCGATAAAAGTGAAGCTTTCTTATTCTTAAATTCAATTGGTGGAAATGCATTTAACTTCTTGATTCCAATCTTAGCCGGATTTATTGCTATGAGTATTGGGGATCGACCTGGATTAATGCCTGGTATGGTCGGTGGTTTAATGGCAGTCAATAGTGGCGCTGGTTTCCTAGGCGGTTTAGCAGCTGGTTTTATCGCAGGTTATATTATTGTTGGTTTGAAAAAACTATTCAGTAAATTGCCTAAAACGCTTGAAGGAATTAAACCCATTTTACTTTATCCTGTGATTGGTTTACTTTTAATCGGCATCGTAATGTACTTTATTATTGACCCAATTTTTGGTTCAATTAACAAAGCAATGCTTGATTTCTTAGAAAACCTAGGTACTGGTAACGCTGTTTTACTTGGTGCTTTACTTGGTGGTATGATGGCATTTGATATGGGTGGTCCCTTTAACAAAGCTGCCTATACCTTCTCAATTGGTGTCTTCACTGATACAGGAGATGGAAAATTAATGGCGGCTGTTATGGCTGGTGGGATGGTTCCTCCTCTTGCAATCGCTCTTGCTTCAACTATTTTCAAAAATAAATTTACTGCAGATGAAAGAAAATCTGGTTTAACCAATTATATTTTAGGGTTATCCTTTATCACAGAAGGTGCGATTCCATTTGCTGCAGCAGATCCATTACGCGTCATTGGTTCTTCTGTTGTCGGCGCGGTCATTGCCGGTGGATTAACGCAATTCTGGGGTATTAGTATTCCTGCTCCTCATGGTGGTATTTTCGTCATCACCTTAGCAAATCATGCCCTACTCTTCTTATTCGCTCTTGCAATAGGAACTGCCATTTCAGCAATGATTTTAGGGGTTTGGAGAAAACCTGTTATCGAAAAATAA
- a CDS encoding DUF1648 domain-containing protein, whose translation MMLFNWFMAGLLVLIGVINGMTPFYGRKTSQFGISLPNGFQNSEKIRALKFRFFILNMVTAALLALPFLFIGNSFSYEILAKWSAIYLMVSMVIYFLVSGLIFLKIRNQLKEYKKNLPRPAMIEEEIVVDTSYRNNRLVIPGSVIIITNFLLILITVCITFANFDKIPPIIPTHWTVGNVADGFAEKSVKSLLALPALQVVLMVVMYLSNYSFQKAKQQINASKVSVSIHQNQAFRFAWSVYLLLVSILIQCLLMLIQFISIFDLMDKLNVEFIIIGFVGLVIAGSLFLTVKYGQGGERYRKLDPSQSENQVVSTYDDDTHWKLGVFYFNPKDPAIWVEKRFGIGTSMNFARGQSWGMMIGIIVLPLVVIFLFS comes from the coding sequence ATGATGTTGTTTAACTGGTTTATGGCAGGGTTGTTGGTTTTAATTGGTGTCATAAATGGAATGACGCCTTTTTATGGAAGAAAAACGAGTCAATTTGGTATCTCGTTGCCAAATGGGTTTCAAAACAGCGAGAAAATCAGAGCGTTAAAATTTAGGTTTTTTATTTTAAACATGGTGACGGCAGCTCTTTTAGCACTACCATTTTTATTTATAGGCAATTCTTTTTCATATGAAATTTTAGCAAAATGGAGTGCTATTTATTTAATGGTGAGCATGGTTATTTATTTTTTAGTCAGTGGGTTAATCTTTTTAAAGATTCGAAATCAACTAAAAGAGTATAAAAAAAACCTTCCAAGACCAGCAATGATTGAGGAAGAAATTGTAGTGGATACCTCATACCGTAACAATCGCTTGGTTATTCCAGGTTCAGTCATAATCATTACGAATTTTTTATTGATTCTTATTACAGTGTGCATTACATTTGCAAACTTTGATAAAATCCCACCCATTATTCCCACTCATTGGACAGTTGGAAATGTAGCAGATGGTTTTGCTGAAAAATCAGTTAAAAGTTTATTAGCACTGCCTGCGCTTCAAGTTGTTTTAATGGTAGTGATGTACCTTAGCAATTATTCATTTCAAAAAGCAAAACAGCAAATTAATGCTAGTAAGGTAAGTGTGTCCATCCATCAAAATCAAGCGTTTCGCTTTGCTTGGTCGGTCTATTTGTTACTAGTGTCCATCTTGATTCAATGTTTATTAATGCTGATTCAATTTATTAGTATTTTTGATTTAATGGATAAACTTAATGTTGAATTCATTATTATTGGTTTTGTTGGTCTGGTGATTGCAGGAAGTCTTTTCTTAACTGTAAAATACGGACAAGGAGGGGAGAGGTACCGTAAATTGGACCCTTCTCAATCTGAAAATCAAGTTGTTTCCACTTATGATGATGACACTCATTGGAAATTAGGCGTTTTTTATTTTAATCCAAAAGATCCAGCTATTTGGGTTGAAAAGCGTTTTGGTATTGGAACGAGTATGAATTTTGCTAGAGGGCAATCATGGGGAATGATGATTGGCATTATCGTTCTTCCTCTAGTGGTTATTTTCCTATTTTCATGA
- a CDS encoding DUF871 domain-containing protein produces MGKLGVSIYPERSTFEQDKKYLDLAHQYGYKRVFTSLLEVDGDGDAVLNGFKKVIAYANSLDMEVMVDINPALFEQLKISYDDLSFFHEMGAYGIRLDLGFTGQEEARMTRNPYGIKIEVNMSSGTNYIESIMSYSPNRENLLGSHNFYPHRYSGLEYNHFVFCSNQYRNHNLNTAAFVNSHEATFGPWPTQDGLCTLEDHRDLEIATQVKHYVLTDLIDDIIIGNAYASEAELKAMAEAFNAPYPSVKVDLDASISEVERKVILDELHSYRGDRSAYILRSTMTRIKYKDEAFPPHDTRDMIKGDLLVDNVDFGQYKGECQIALKEMKNTGRVNVVGRISEDELFLLDFLKPWSNFKLIENK; encoded by the coding sequence ATGGGAAAATTAGGAGTTTCAATCTATCCAGAACGTTCAACTTTTGAACAAGATAAAAAATATTTAGATTTAGCACATCAGTATGGCTACAAACGTGTTTTTACCAGTTTATTAGAAGTCGATGGTGATGGCGATGCCGTTTTAAATGGCTTTAAGAAAGTGATCGCTTACGCGAACAGTTTAGACATGGAAGTTATGGTGGATATTAATCCTGCTCTTTTTGAACAATTAAAAATATCCTACGATGATTTATCATTTTTCCATGAAATGGGCGCATATGGCATCCGTTTAGATCTAGGTTTTACTGGTCAAGAAGAAGCACGTATGACGCGTAATCCTTATGGCATCAAAATCGAAGTAAACATGAGCTCTGGAACCAATTACATTGAAAGCATTATGAGTTACTCGCCAAATCGAGAAAACTTATTAGGGTCCCATAATTTTTATCCACATCGTTATTCTGGTTTGGAATATAATCATTTTGTATTTTGTTCAAATCAATACCGCAATCACAATCTTAACACTGCAGCCTTTGTAAATTCTCATGAGGCTACTTTTGGTCCTTGGCCAACCCAAGACGGTCTTTGTACATTAGAAGATCATCGTGATTTAGAGATTGCTACACAAGTTAAACATTATGTATTAACGGATTTGATTGATGACATCATTATCGGAAATGCGTATGCTTCTGAAGCTGAATTAAAAGCAATGGCAGAGGCGTTCAATGCCCCTTATCCATCCGTTAAGGTTGATTTAGATGCGTCCATCAGTGAGGTGGAGCGTAAGGTGATTCTTGATGAGCTGCATAGTTACCGAGGCGATCGTTCAGCATATATTTTACGTTCAACAATGACACGTATCAAATATAAAGACGAAGCTTTTCCACCGCATGATACGCGTGATATGATCAAAGGAGACTTATTAGTTGATAATGTTGATTTTGGACAATACAAAGGTGAGTGTCAAATTGCTTTGAAAGAAATGAAAAATACTGGACGTGTGAACGTTGTAGGCCGAATTAGCGAGGATGAATTATTCTTATTAGATTTCTTGAAACCATGGTCAAACTTTAAATTAATCGAAAATAAATAA